One window of Nicotiana tomentosiformis chromosome 11, ASM39032v3, whole genome shotgun sequence genomic DNA carries:
- the LOC104114598 gene encoding nicotinamidase 2-like — translation MASSSYRKYETRKRNPDPKSAVLLVIDMQNYFYSMAKPILLAINTTIDLCRQASVPVIFTRHRHKSPDDYGMLYEWWNGDIIKDGTVEAELIPELDRRESDLVVEKHTYSAFIDTNLEEKLLEMGKKEVIVSGVMTNLCCETTAREAFVRGFRVFFSTDATATSSAELHDATLKNLAYGFTYLVDCKRIQSAFSNS, via the exons ATGGCTTCCTCATCATACAGGAAATATGAAACCCGAAAGCGAAATCCAGACCCGAAATCTGCGGTTCTTTTAGTGATAGATATGCAGAACTACTTCTACTCCATGGCCAAGCCTATTCTCCTCGCTATCAACACTACCATCGACCTCTGCCGACAGGCTTCCGTGCCTGTGATATTCACGCGCCACCGTCACAAGTCACCGGATGACTACGGCATGCTCTACGAGTGGTGGAACGGAGACATCATTAAAGACGGCACCGTTGAGGCTGAACTCATACCGGAGTTGGACCGAAGAGAAAGCGACTTGGTGGTGGAAAAACACACTTACAGTGCCTTCATAG ATACAAACCTAGAGGAGAAACTGTTGGAGATGGGGAAAAAGGAGGTAATAGTGAGTGGAGTAATGACCAACCTGTGTTGTGAGACAACAGCCAGAGAGGCATTTGTTAGAGGATTCAGAGTCTTCTTTTCGACAGATGCTACTGCTACTTCCTCAGCAGAATTGCATGATGCTACACTGAAGAACTTAGCATATGGTTTCACTTATTTGGTTGACTGCAAAAGGATTCAATCTGCGTTTTCAAATTCCTGA